In Topomyia yanbarensis strain Yona2022 chromosome 2, ASM3024719v1, whole genome shotgun sequence, one DNA window encodes the following:
- the LOC131684745 gene encoding protein spartin isoform X1 encodes MSHAVMDYSAAESQWASTFSSIKSGHDSAYRVIERAIKFEERERPDLAITDYKKGIELIDETLAIPVEIPESFNKDASWDKAVRMIHKMKCTRGEVLQRIGQLGIKMDQQDAETNGKNGEMVGGDALRPRTYTELAQALREMRCCSEEIEGDNSLELLFSCDGVKMYYIEPDGVVSKTLEDSTMRIVRIEKDNVKKLKSTVFIQVIPTSASARIQNVESPLETAIEAMEGVVLVNQIEEHRGVDPSLIYPLIPGVSPYYRTEYGAFIIPDLTSDHGRTIGLIIPPNADEVVLEIFVAFLSVFETQGPREKRSTSANVSANIIKGAFYVSKGLVKGAEKTGEFISYSTPYLMTKIRKTPDETATQVPGNVKTGIEIAKSVSGTAANVTSYVAGKVGSATMALGRFLAPHIQKHGSDLLSYSTGMTAEDASEKVHGALTICAGAVEGFGTVYAGLEKSASILGTSLSQSTVQIVQHKYGPEAGEVVGNSLDTVGNVINVTNNVNYFTPKGIAKRTAKNAGKALVAGYRPAVPEVDTGEGSSSSLASGTITEQQKRVVPAAVLYPDLSGLAKEVHKSD; translated from the exons ATG AGCCACGCAGTCATGGACTACAGTGCAGCTGAATCTCAGTGGGCATCCACGTTTAGCAGTATAAAATCCGGTCACGACAGTGCCTATCGTGTCATCGAGCGTGCCATCAAATTTGAGGAGCGCGAACGTCCTGACCTCGCGATAACGGACTACAAGAAGGGCATTGAGCTGATCGACGAAACACTGGCAATTCCGGTGGAAATACCCGAAAGCTTCAATAAGGATGCTAGCTGGGATAAGGCTGTTCGCATGATCCACAAAATGAAATGCACCCGAGGAGAAGTGTTGCAGCGAATCGGACAGCTTGGAATTAAAATGGATCAACAGGATGCCGAAACGAATGGGAAAAATGGCGAAATGGTCGGGGGAGATGCACTGAGGCCCAGAACATATACCGAGCTGGCGCAGGCTTTGCGCGAAATGCGTTGCTGCAGTGAGGAAATAGAAGGAGACAATAGTTTGGAGTTGCTGTTTTCCTGCGATGGAGTTAAGATGTACTATATTGAACCCGATGGAGTGGTTTCGAAAACTTTAGAGGATTCTACAATGCGCATCGTTAGAATCGAAAAGGATAATGTTAAAAAGTTGAAGAGCACGGTATTTATTCAAGTTATACCGACATCTGCAAGTGCTCGAATTCAAAATGTCGAAAGTCCACTAGAAACAGCTATAGAGGCTATGGAAGGTGTCGTTCTTGTCAATCAGATAGAAGAGCATCGTGGAGTGGATCCATCGCTAATCTATCCTTTGATTCCGGGAGTATCACCATACTATAGGACCGAATATGGAGCATTCATTATTCCGGATTTAACTAGTGACCACGGAAGAACGATTGGGCTTATAATCCCTCCAAATGCTGATGAGGTGGTGTTGGAAATATTTGTCGCTTTTCTGTCCGTTTTTGAAACACAGGGTCCTCGAGAAAAACGTAGCACAAGCGCAAATGTATCGGCAAACATTATTAAGGGAGCGTTTTACGTATCTAAAGGTTTGGTAAAGGGTGCAGAAAAGACTGGAGAATTTATCTCATACAGCACTCCTTATCTAATGACGAAAATACGTAAAACACCGGATGAAACTGCAACTCAAGTTCCAGGGAATGTGAAAACCGGAATAGAAATAGCAAAATCAGTCAGTGGGACAGCAGCAAATGTGACCAGTTACGTAGCGGGAAAGGTAGGGTCTGCCACTATGGCCCTGGGACGATTCCTGGCTCCTCACATTCAGAAGCACGGTTCAGATCTGCTCTCCTATAGTACCGGAATGACAGCGGAAGACGCCTCTGAAAAGGTCCATGGAGCCTTAACCATATGTGCCGGAGCCGTGGAAGGTTTCGGAACTGTTTACGCTGGTCTGGAAAAATCTGCATCCATCCTTGGAACGAGCCTAAGCCAAAGCACTGTTCAAATTGTACAGCACAAATACGGTCCGGAAGCGGGTGAAGTAGTCGGTAACTCTCTGGATACAGTTGGTAATGTGATCAATGTGACCAACAATGTGAACTACTTCACGCCCAAGGGAATTGCCAAACGGACGGCCAAAAACGCAGGGAAGGCATTGGTTGCTGGATATAGACCCGCTGTTCCGGAGGTGGATACTGGTGAAGGTTCCTCGAGTAGCCTAGCGAGCGGAACCATCACGGAGCAGCAAAAGCGTGTTGTGCCCGCAGCGGTTTTGTACCCGGATCTGTCCGGTTTGGC
- the LOC131684745 gene encoding protein spartin isoform X2, translating into MDYSAAESQWASTFSSIKSGHDSAYRVIERAIKFEERERPDLAITDYKKGIELIDETLAIPVEIPESFNKDASWDKAVRMIHKMKCTRGEVLQRIGQLGIKMDQQDAETNGKNGEMVGGDALRPRTYTELAQALREMRCCSEEIEGDNSLELLFSCDGVKMYYIEPDGVVSKTLEDSTMRIVRIEKDNVKKLKSTVFIQVIPTSASARIQNVESPLETAIEAMEGVVLVNQIEEHRGVDPSLIYPLIPGVSPYYRTEYGAFIIPDLTSDHGRTIGLIIPPNADEVVLEIFVAFLSVFETQGPREKRSTSANVSANIIKGAFYVSKGLVKGAEKTGEFISYSTPYLMTKIRKTPDETATQVPGNVKTGIEIAKSVSGTAANVTSYVAGKVGSATMALGRFLAPHIQKHGSDLLSYSTGMTAEDASEKVHGALTICAGAVEGFGTVYAGLEKSASILGTSLSQSTVQIVQHKYGPEAGEVVGNSLDTVGNVINVTNNVNYFTPKGIAKRTAKNAGKALVAGYRPAVPEVDTGEGSSSSLASGTITEQQKRVVPAAVLYPDLSGLAKEVHKSD; encoded by the coding sequence ATGGACTACAGTGCAGCTGAATCTCAGTGGGCATCCACGTTTAGCAGTATAAAATCCGGTCACGACAGTGCCTATCGTGTCATCGAGCGTGCCATCAAATTTGAGGAGCGCGAACGTCCTGACCTCGCGATAACGGACTACAAGAAGGGCATTGAGCTGATCGACGAAACACTGGCAATTCCGGTGGAAATACCCGAAAGCTTCAATAAGGATGCTAGCTGGGATAAGGCTGTTCGCATGATCCACAAAATGAAATGCACCCGAGGAGAAGTGTTGCAGCGAATCGGACAGCTTGGAATTAAAATGGATCAACAGGATGCCGAAACGAATGGGAAAAATGGCGAAATGGTCGGGGGAGATGCACTGAGGCCCAGAACATATACCGAGCTGGCGCAGGCTTTGCGCGAAATGCGTTGCTGCAGTGAGGAAATAGAAGGAGACAATAGTTTGGAGTTGCTGTTTTCCTGCGATGGAGTTAAGATGTACTATATTGAACCCGATGGAGTGGTTTCGAAAACTTTAGAGGATTCTACAATGCGCATCGTTAGAATCGAAAAGGATAATGTTAAAAAGTTGAAGAGCACGGTATTTATTCAAGTTATACCGACATCTGCAAGTGCTCGAATTCAAAATGTCGAAAGTCCACTAGAAACAGCTATAGAGGCTATGGAAGGTGTCGTTCTTGTCAATCAGATAGAAGAGCATCGTGGAGTGGATCCATCGCTAATCTATCCTTTGATTCCGGGAGTATCACCATACTATAGGACCGAATATGGAGCATTCATTATTCCGGATTTAACTAGTGACCACGGAAGAACGATTGGGCTTATAATCCCTCCAAATGCTGATGAGGTGGTGTTGGAAATATTTGTCGCTTTTCTGTCCGTTTTTGAAACACAGGGTCCTCGAGAAAAACGTAGCACAAGCGCAAATGTATCGGCAAACATTATTAAGGGAGCGTTTTACGTATCTAAAGGTTTGGTAAAGGGTGCAGAAAAGACTGGAGAATTTATCTCATACAGCACTCCTTATCTAATGACGAAAATACGTAAAACACCGGATGAAACTGCAACTCAAGTTCCAGGGAATGTGAAAACCGGAATAGAAATAGCAAAATCAGTCAGTGGGACAGCAGCAAATGTGACCAGTTACGTAGCGGGAAAGGTAGGGTCTGCCACTATGGCCCTGGGACGATTCCTGGCTCCTCACATTCAGAAGCACGGTTCAGATCTGCTCTCCTATAGTACCGGAATGACAGCGGAAGACGCCTCTGAAAAGGTCCATGGAGCCTTAACCATATGTGCCGGAGCCGTGGAAGGTTTCGGAACTGTTTACGCTGGTCTGGAAAAATCTGCATCCATCCTTGGAACGAGCCTAAGCCAAAGCACTGTTCAAATTGTACAGCACAAATACGGTCCGGAAGCGGGTGAAGTAGTCGGTAACTCTCTGGATACAGTTGGTAATGTGATCAATGTGACCAACAATGTGAACTACTTCACGCCCAAGGGAATTGCCAAACGGACGGCCAAAAACGCAGGGAAGGCATTGGTTGCTGGATATAGACCCGCTGTTCCGGAGGTGGATACTGGTGAAGGTTCCTCGAGTAGCCTAGCGAGCGGAACCATCACGGAGCAGCAAAAGCGTGTTGTGCCCGCAGCGGTTTTGTACCCGGATCTGTCCGGTTTGGC